One Microbacter margulisiae genomic window carries:
- the pdxH gene encoding pyridoxamine 5'-phosphate oxidase, whose amino-acid sequence MRSNLFRQLVWMAFYTFWASEISILVINQRKLPFLLQMMLRDIRKNYQHGILNERDMAGNPLEQFNKWLREAIDGDELEPTAMSLSTVDQHGQPHSRMVLLKEVTNEGLVFYTNYAGHKAAQIAENNHVALLFFWQSLEREVRIEGVARKVDEAISTQYFHSRPTESQLGAWASPQSQIITSHDVLDVQFRYYKEKFGDTIPKPPHWGGYIVSPVTFEFWQGRPNRLHDRLLYELIENKWIMSRLAP is encoded by the coding sequence ATGCGCAGCAATCTCTTTCGACAATTGGTCTGGATGGCGTTTTATACTTTTTGGGCTTCAGAGATTTCCATATTGGTAATTAATCAAAGGAAACTGCCCTTTTTATTGCAAATGATGTTACGCGATATACGAAAAAATTATCAGCACGGCATATTGAATGAGCGCGATATGGCCGGTAATCCGCTGGAACAGTTTAATAAATGGCTTCGGGAAGCAATTGACGGCGACGAATTAGAACCGACAGCAATGTCACTCTCAACGGTTGATCAACATGGACAACCTCATTCCCGGATGGTTTTGCTGAAAGAAGTGACGAATGAAGGTCTTGTCTTTTATACGAATTATGCCGGGCATAAAGCAGCACAAATAGCTGAAAATAATCATGTCGCTTTGTTGTTTTTCTGGCAGTCGCTTGAGCGTGAAGTGCGTATTGAGGGTGTTGCCCGTAAAGTGGACGAAGCAATATCCACTCAATATTTTCATTCAAGACCAACGGAAAGCCAACTGGGGGCGTGGGCATCGCCTCAGAGCCAGATAATTACATCCCATGATGTTTTGGATGTACAATTTCGCTATTACAAAGAGAAATTTGGCGATACTATTCCAAAACCTCCACATTGGGGCGGATACATAGTCTCTCCGGTTACTTTTGAATTTTGGCAAGGCCGTCCTAACAGGCTCCATGATCGATTGTTATATGAACTTATTGAAAATAAATGGATTATGAGTCGA